AACCACTTCCCATGAAAATATGCAACTGGATGTGGTGAAGTTTGAGCAACAGAGCAAATCAACTTTCCAGGTTGATTCCGAGCGTGAACAGGAACTGCACATGGTGGCTGGTAATGTCGCCAGGCAATTCAAGCTCGGTGGTCCCAATTACGCTTGTTTGACAGCGTGTGCCGCAGGCAGCCAGGCTATCGGCGAAGGTGCAGACATCATTCGCCGCGGCGATGCAGAGATAATGGTGACGGGTGGTTCCCATACGATGATTCATCCTTTCGGGATCACAGGATTTAATCTCCTGACCGCCTTATGCACCAACAACGACGACCCTGAGCGGGCCTCCTGCCCCTTCGATTATCGCCGCAATGGTTTTGTGATGGGAGAGGGAGCAGGCATCCTCATTCTGGAAGAATACGAGCACGCTAAAAAACGAGGCGCCAAGATATATGCGGAATTAACAGGTTACGGTACCACGGCAGATGCTTATCGCGTCACGGATAGCTGTCCCGATGGTCGTGGTGCGGTTGCCAGCATGCGTGATGCCTTACGCGATGCTCAACTTAACGCGGATGATATTGGCTACATTAACGCCCATGGCACAAGCACCGTTGTCAACGACAAAGGTGAAACGGCAGCAATCAAGACACTTTTTGGTGATAAAGCCAAACAGGTTCCGGTTTCCAGCAGTAAAAGCATGATGGGGCATCTCATCGCAGCGGCGGGCGCTGTGGAAGCCATAATCTGTGTGAAGACATTGCAACACGGTGTGTTGCCGCCCACGATCAATTATGAAGTCCCTGATCCTGATTGCGATCTGGACTATATCCCGAATGTGGCTCGGGAAAAGAAGGTCTCTCATGTGATGAGCAACAGTTTTGGTTTTGGTGGCCAGAATGTTGCGTTAATCATGAGCAGAATTTGATAGCTCAGGCTTTTTGCAGCCTGAGTTATGGTTGTCACAACGGCATGGATGGCCGGTATTGGTAACTGGTTGGTCTTGAAAAGGACCGACACAGTGCGCTTTTTTGAAAGTACGGAGAAGTTACCGTGGATTGGTTGTATTGGATTTTGCTTGTTTTCGGTGGATTGTTATTGCTGTGTGCAACTGGCATTGGCCTGTTTCACCTCTATTCTGCCCGTTACTATCGTCCCATCGTGCTGCGCATTTTTGAAGAGAAGCCGTTTTTTAAAGCCCATACTGCACCGCCGGTCTTTGATGCCGAGGAATTCAGAATTCCCACTACTGATGGATTGTCGCTGGCGGGAAGCCTTATTCGTTCACCAGCAACGGAGAAAAAAGGACTGGTTCTTTTTGCTCCCGAATTTGGCGGTACTCGCTGGACATGTATGCATTATGCCGGGCATCTGCTGGATGCAGGGTATGACCTGTTTACCTTCGATTTCCGCAATCAGGGTGACAGTGATTACCTGGAAGGTTATCAGCCGCTGCAGTGGGTAACACAGCATGAACTGGCAGATGTTCGAGCAGTTCTCGAATTTCTCAAACAGGCCCCCTTCTGTTCACCTGATGGCATTGGTTTCTTCGGTGTCAGCCGCGGCGCGGGTGCCGGGGTTGTTGCCTGTGCAGGTGATCGTTTTGTCAAGTGCCTCGTGACTGATGGCGCATTTGGTACCGTGGCCACCATGATTCGATTCATGATCAAGTGGATGTCAATATATATTCACAATACCACCGTGCATCAGTGGATTCCCAAGTGGATATTCGGCATGCTGGCCCTCAGCACGCTTGGAGAAGTACATCGTCGCCGTCAACTGACATTCCCGTCTGTTCGTAATGCCTTGCGTCGTCTGGGCACACAGAAACAGCGGTTGTATATGATTCACGGCAAGGCCGATGGTTATATTCGTCCTGAAATAGCACTGGATTTGCACAAGGCGGCTCCACGATCACTGCGTCAATTATGGATGGTGGAAGGTGCCAAGCATAACCAGGCAATCGATGTTGCTGAAGACGAATACAAACTCTTTACCACCTCTTTCTTTGTCGAACATCTGGTAACCGTACCCGTTCCACAATCGTTGCCTTCGATACAACTGGAACAATCGAAGTCGCGAAGCGACTCGAAATTCAGTACCGCTGGTATCTAGGGTTGATTTTGCAGGGCATGATACTCAGGTGCCCGCGGTGTCCCCAGACCGTGGAAATGGAATTTTTGAGGGATGCATGTGATGTTCTGGCCCACTGTTGCCCGAGCACTGGTTGGATATGCATTAGCCCAGGCAGGAGGCTGGAAATCACAATTCCTGGACAAAACCAGAAACTGTGCTGAACAACAGCGTCAATTGCTTCTGAGCATAGTGCACCAGCAGCAGCATACCGAGTTCGGGCGAGTCCACGGGTTCAGTAGTATTCGTTCGCCAGAGCAATACCGTCGGCAGGTCTGCCTGCAAACCTACGAAAATCTGGAACCCTATATCAACCAGGTTAAGCAGGGAAATACCCAGGCACTGCTGCACGATTCGTTCATTCACATGTTTGCTTTGACCAGCGGAACGACTGCATCGCGCAAGTACATCCCTGTTACAAAAAGCTATCTGAAAGATTACCGTCGGGGGACTACGATCTGGGGAAGTGGTCTGTTTGAGAAGTACCCCAAAGCAGTCATGAAACCCATTCTGCAACTCGTCAGCGATTGGGATGAATGGCGAACAGAATCCAATGTTCCCTGTGGCAGTGTCAGTGGACTCACCACGCACATGCAGAAACCGGTGGTCCGCTGGTATTACTGCATGCCTGCCTGCACCGGCAAGATCAAAGATACTTCAGCCAAACTCTATCTCGCATTGCGCATGGCGCTGATGCGAAAGGAACTTGGACTGCTGGTTTCAGCCAACCCTAGTACACTCATCAAGATGGCTCAGATGCTGGATCTCAGGCAGGAAGACCTGCTGCGCGATCTGCATGACGGCACAATTGATCAGTCTGTAAATATCCCTGACGCTGTGCGTCAGCAGTTGCGTCCCGCCCTGAAGAAAATGCCTGGACGAGCCAGACAACTGGAACAAATCCGCCGCAGGTATCAGGGATTAACGCCTGAAAATGCCTGGGAACCCATTCACACTATCGGGTGCTGGACTGGTGGAAGTGTGGGCCTCTATCTCAAGCAGTTTCCTCAGTATTTTGGTAACACCCCCGTGCGTGATCTGGGGCTGTTGGCCAGCGAAGGACGCATGACCATTCCCCTGGAAGAAGGCACTTCGGGAGGAGTTCTGGACATTGGCAGTCATTATTTCGAGTTCATTCCAGAAGGGGAAATCGACTCGCGAAACCCCATAACGCTGACTGCGGAAGAACTCGAAATTGGCAAGAACTACTATCTGCTGCCCACCACATCCTACGGTCTATACCGCTACAACATCTTCGACGTGGTAC
The sequence above is drawn from the Planctomycetia bacterium genome and encodes:
- a CDS encoding beta-ketoacyl-[acyl-carrier-protein] synthase II, with the protein product MSHRRVVITGMGVISPQGETVDGLYRAQINGKSAVGYITRFDASSLPTRIAAECRNFKLDKYLKANDRIKSAGLNTQFALAATHAALSDAGLNDKQSKFSRIGVYLGAGEGRQDFERLMPLLYRTTSHENMQLDVVKFEQQSKSTFQVDSEREQELHMVAGNVARQFKLGGPNYACLTACAAGSQAIGEGADIIRRGDAEIMVTGGSHTMIHPFGITGFNLLTALCTNNDDPERASCPFDYRRNGFVMGEGAGILILEEYEHAKKRGAKIYAELTGYGTTADAYRVTDSCPDGRGAVASMRDALRDAQLNADDIGYINAHGTSTVVNDKGETAAIKTLFGDKAKQVPVSSSKSMMGHLIAAAGAVEAIICVKTLQHGVLPPTINYEVPDPDCDLDYIPNVAREKKVSHVMSNSFGFGGQNVALIMSRI
- a CDS encoding alpha/beta hydrolase; this translates as MDWLYWILLVFGGLLLLCATGIGLFHLYSARYYRPIVLRIFEEKPFFKAHTAPPVFDAEEFRIPTTDGLSLAGSLIRSPATEKKGLVLFAPEFGGTRWTCMHYAGHLLDAGYDLFTFDFRNQGDSDYLEGYQPLQWVTQHELADVRAVLEFLKQAPFCSPDGIGFFGVSRGAGAGVVACAGDRFVKCLVTDGAFGTVATMIRFMIKWMSIYIHNTTVHQWIPKWIFGMLALSTLGEVHRRRQLTFPSVRNALRRLGTQKQRLYMIHGKADGYIRPEIALDLHKAAPRSLRQLWMVEGAKHNQAIDVAEDEYKLFTTSFFVEHLVTVPVPQSLPSIQLEQSKSRSDSKFSTAGI
- a CDS encoding GH3 auxin-responsive promoter family protein, encoding MFWPTVARALVGYALAQAGGWKSQFLDKTRNCAEQQRQLLLSIVHQQQHTEFGRVHGFSSIRSPEQYRRQVCLQTYENLEPYINQVKQGNTQALLHDSFIHMFALTSGTTASRKYIPVTKSYLKDYRRGTTIWGSGLFEKYPKAVMKPILQLVSDWDEWRTESNVPCGSVSGLTTHMQKPVVRWYYCMPACTGKIKDTSAKLYLALRMALMRKELGLLVSANPSTLIKMAQMLDLRQEDLLRDLHDGTIDQSVNIPDAVRQQLRPALKKMPGRARQLEQIRRRYQGLTPENAWEPIHTIGCWTGGSVGLYLKQFPQYFGNTPVRDLGLLASEGRMTIPLEEGTSGGVLDIGSHYFEFIPEGEIDSRNPITLTAEELEIGKNYYLLPTTSYGLYRYNIFDVVRVVDRCHTTPVVEFLSKGSLFSNMTGEKLSEFQVVAAMKSASSRWGYLPSAYSLAPYWDDRTPGYSLYLEEHDLKCLSVDQLAADFDECLREQNMEYQTKRESQRLKMIEVCVLPAGTWSRWDAARLAKAGGSSEQYKRPCLINDVQFKTKMPVVKTITTEDYSEAETAGSALRI